The Rhodococcus triatomae genome includes a window with the following:
- a CDS encoding LLM class F420-dependent oxidoreductase, producing MTASDGRALRKFRFAAGGEGNADEGGARRFVKLAQKAEELGFDSFMIPDHLGNQVGPIAALGALAVATDKIRLGTAVLANGFRHPAILAKDAATIDVLSGGRLELGIGAGWMKEEFDKGGIEYERPGVRIAKLEESLQILDTLLRGQECNFEGKYYQIRGLTGSPRPRQGPRPPIAVGGGGPKMLALAAKYADIISVATPTSRDGKLLLSGVTIEKTLERVEQIREAAGDRFADIELNWTITTIVITDDREQTAEMALAALDQGFPPNIEVDTKLSVEDILNSPYLAIGSFEEIADQIRMVREKTTMSYVGVFPTQMDAFAPIIAQLKGE from the coding sequence ATGACAGCGTCGGACGGCCGCGCGCTTCGCAAGTTCCGGTTTGCGGCCGGAGGCGAGGGCAATGCAGACGAGGGCGGCGCCCGCCGCTTCGTGAAGCTCGCCCAGAAGGCCGAGGAACTCGGCTTCGACAGCTTCATGATCCCGGACCACCTGGGCAACCAGGTCGGCCCGATCGCCGCGCTGGGAGCGCTCGCGGTCGCCACGGACAAGATCCGGCTCGGCACCGCCGTCCTGGCCAACGGCTTCCGGCATCCGGCGATCCTCGCCAAGGACGCCGCGACCATCGACGTCCTCTCCGGTGGCCGACTCGAGCTGGGTATCGGCGCCGGCTGGATGAAGGAAGAGTTCGACAAGGGCGGCATCGAGTACGAGCGCCCCGGAGTACGGATCGCGAAGCTCGAGGAGTCGTTGCAGATCCTCGACACCCTGCTGCGTGGGCAGGAGTGCAACTTCGAGGGCAAGTACTACCAGATCAGGGGCCTGACCGGCAGCCCCCGGCCCCGGCAGGGTCCGCGCCCGCCGATCGCGGTCGGTGGCGGCGGCCCGAAGATGCTCGCCCTCGCGGCGAAGTACGCGGACATCATCTCGGTGGCCACGCCGACCAGCCGCGACGGCAAGCTCCTGCTCTCGGGCGTGACGATCGAGAAGACCCTCGAGCGGGTCGAGCAGATCCGTGAGGCCGCCGGCGACCGGTTCGCCGACATCGAGCTGAACTGGACCATCACCACCATCGTCATCACCGACGACCGCGAGCAGACGGCGGAGATGGCGCTGGCCGCGCTCGATCAGGGATTCCCCCCGAACATCGAGGTGGACACCAAGCTGTCCGTCGAGGACATCCTGAACTCGCCGTACCTGGCCATCGGCTCCTTCGAGGAGATCGCGGACCAGATCCGGATGGTGCGGGAGAAGACGACCATGTCCTACGTGGGTGTCTTCCCGACTCAGATGGACGCGTTCGCCCCGATCATCGCCCAGTTGAAGGGCGAGTGA
- the fadD32 gene encoding long-chain-fatty-acid--AMP ligase FadD32 has product MNAKFDDFIDEKGHIRLEPGNTLIDYVQRHTRDNSDELAYRYIDYSRDRDGEVHELTWEQFGVRLRAVAARLQQVTQPGDRVAVLAPQGLDYVISFFAAIHAGTISVPLFDPDEPGHTDRLHAVLGDCKPSAILTATSSAAGVRQFFRALPAAERPRVIAVDAIPDSVGETWVRPDADLDDIAYLQYTSGSTRVPAGVEITHRAVGTNALQMVDSIELTENSRGVTWLPLFHDMGLLTVILPALGGKYITIMSPRAFVQRPYRWIKELAAVSDGAGTFAAAPNFAFEHAAARGLPKDGESLDLSNVIGLINGSEPVTTSSMRKFNEAFAPYGLPKTAIKPSYGMAEATLFVSATRHSDEARIIYVDRTELNAGRVVTVDPHAENAIPQVSCGYVARSQWATIVDPETATEQPDGRVGEIWLHGENIGIGYWGRKDETDDTFHNKLPNRLAEGSHAEGVAEDGNWMRTGDYGVYVDGELYITGRVKDLVIVDGRNHYPQDLEYSAQESSKALRPGFVAAFAVPANELPAVVFENSHSGINYDPEDSSEQLVIVAERAPGAGKADPQPIADTVRAALSTRHGVTARDVLLVPAGSIPRTSSGKIARRAAKAAYVEGTLRGGHAQTAFPDAVSE; this is encoded by the coding sequence ATGAACGCGAAGTTCGATGATTTCATCGACGAGAAGGGGCACATCCGGCTGGAGCCGGGCAACACCCTGATCGATTACGTCCAGCGGCACACCCGGGACAATTCGGACGAGCTGGCGTATCGCTACATCGATTATTCGCGTGACCGTGACGGCGAAGTCCACGAGTTGACCTGGGAGCAGTTCGGCGTCCGGCTGCGGGCGGTCGCCGCTCGGCTGCAGCAGGTCACCCAGCCCGGCGACCGCGTGGCCGTCCTCGCCCCGCAGGGCCTGGACTACGTCATCTCCTTCTTCGCCGCGATCCACGCCGGCACCATCTCGGTACCGCTGTTCGACCCCGACGAGCCGGGCCATACCGACCGGCTGCACGCCGTCCTCGGCGACTGCAAGCCGTCCGCGATCCTCACCGCCACGTCCTCCGCCGCGGGCGTACGCCAGTTCTTCCGTGCGCTGCCCGCCGCCGAGCGGCCCCGCGTGATCGCCGTCGACGCGATCCCGGACAGCGTCGGCGAGACCTGGGTGCGCCCGGATGCGGACCTCGACGACATCGCGTACCTGCAGTACACCTCGGGTTCGACCCGGGTTCCCGCCGGCGTGGAGATCACCCATCGCGCCGTCGGCACCAACGCGCTGCAGATGGTCGATTCGATCGAGCTCACCGAGAACTCCCGCGGTGTCACCTGGCTGCCGCTGTTCCACGACATGGGTCTGCTCACGGTGATCCTGCCTGCCCTCGGAGGCAAGTACATCACCATCATGAGCCCGCGTGCGTTCGTGCAGCGCCCGTACCGGTGGATCAAGGAACTCGCGGCCGTGTCGGACGGCGCGGGCACCTTCGCCGCGGCGCCGAACTTCGCGTTCGAGCACGCCGCCGCCCGCGGACTACCCAAGGACGGCGAGAGCCTGGACCTGTCCAACGTGATCGGGCTGATCAACGGCTCCGAGCCGGTCACCACGTCGTCGATGCGCAAGTTCAACGAGGCGTTCGCCCCGTACGGGCTGCCGAAGACCGCGATCAAGCCGTCCTACGGCATGGCGGAGGCCACCCTGTTCGTCTCCGCGACGAGGCACTCGGACGAGGCCCGGATCATCTACGTCGACCGCACCGAGCTCAACGCCGGCCGCGTCGTCACGGTGGATCCGCACGCGGAGAACGCGATCCCGCAGGTGTCCTGCGGCTACGTCGCGCGCAGCCAGTGGGCGACGATCGTCGACCCGGAGACCGCCACCGAGCAGCCCGACGGGCGTGTCGGAGAGATCTGGCTGCACGGCGAGAACATCGGCATCGGCTACTGGGGCCGCAAGGACGAGACCGACGACACCTTCCACAACAAGCTGCCGAACCGGCTCGCCGAGGGCAGCCACGCCGAGGGCGTCGCCGAGGACGGCAACTGGATGCGGACCGGCGACTACGGCGTGTACGTGGACGGCGAGCTGTACATCACCGGCCGCGTCAAGGACCTGGTGATCGTGGACGGGCGCAACCACTACCCGCAGGATCTCGAGTACTCGGCGCAGGAGTCCAGCAAGGCACTGCGGCCCGGCTTCGTCGCCGCGTTCGCGGTTCCCGCCAACGAATTGCCCGCCGTGGTGTTCGAGAACTCCCATTCGGGGATCAATTACGACCCCGAGGACAGTTCCGAGCAGCTGGTGATCGTCGCGGAGCGGGCGCCGGGCGCCGGCAAGGCGGATCCGCAGCCGATCGCGGACACGGTGCGCGCCGCACTGTCCACGCGTCACGGCGTCACGGCGCGCGATGTGCTGCTGGTACCCGCCGGGTCGATCCCGCGGACCTCGAGCGGCAAGATCGCACGGCGCGCGGCCAAGGCCGCCTACGTCGAGGGCACGCTGCGCGGTGGGCACGCGCAGACCGCCTTCCCGGACGCCGTTTCCGAATAA
- the pks13 gene encoding polyketide synthase Pks13 (Pks13 is a key enzyme in mycolic acid biosynthesis.), producing MTVAQLRDWLRNWIADATGQPVAAITDDRPMEEFGLSSRDAVALSGEIEELVGVTLTATVAYQHPTIASLATRIIEGEPEAPADSLDDAYYTSGPVSDAHDIAVVGLATRFPGAGNTPEAMWEMLAAGRDGVSDLPEDRWEEFTSDPLIKAAVEKANTKGGYLDDVKTFDAEFFAMSPLEVANVDPQQRLALELAWEALEHAHIPANELKGKQVGVFIGTSANDYQLLAVSDPVHAHPYALTGTSTAIVANRVSYFYDFRGPSVAIDTACSSSLVAVHQAVRSLRSGESDVALAGGTNMLLAPPATLGFHEGGILTEDGKIKAFSSDASGIVRSEGGGLVVLKRLEDAERDGDPILAVVAGTAVNQDGRSNGLLAPSPDAQADVLRHAYRDAGINPSGVDYIEAHGTGTILGDPIEADALGRVVGRGRDDDKPALLGSAKTNFGHLEAAAGAAGLIKVVLAMQENTLPPTLNYAGPNPYIAFDKAHLEVIPEGAEWPRYTGKAVAGVSGFGFGGTNAHVVVREYTGPEPVAVDADPDAVADADTLSAAAAAADDDDAAASLPVGEGGLQSDHPVEGSLHPEEQQVTEDPTVVLPVSGALPSRRRRAAAELADWLETEVGSTTPLVDVARTLARRNHGRSRAVVLAKTRAEAITGLRAVAAGKPGPGVFAADSPASKGPVWVLSGFGSQHRKMAKQLYLENKIFAAAVDEVDALIVDEAGYSMVEKFLDDGIDYDVETSQVGIFTIQIGLAALLRHHGADADAVVGHSMGEAAAAYLSGGLHLEDAVRVICSRSRLMGEGESTLVGDDIRLMALLEYSADEVEALLPQYPKLEVCVYAAPTHTVIGGPQADIEAIVAHAEGEEKMARVLKTKGASHTSQVDPILGEFAAELAGIEPSALKLGVYSSVDKDTFYRAGHAAIHDEAYWVKGMRHSVYFDNAVRLAVGNGHSTFVELSPNPVALMSVAASAFHSGLHDMQLIQTLKRKEDEPLGVLTALAQLYVHGHRVDLSSLLPAGAGYAEIPRTSFQRKRFWLDHRIGSASNSRVPGAHVSLPDGRHVWEVQADAVSDIESLVTAAAAQVLSDVALTASVPHAAVPATGTLTTTLAPHLGGASIQVHAKDGSAFTLLADAVVTSGDPLPEPVVAPVPAVTERVEELPEVVEDIGDKWDPEGSQTLEERLTIIVAEAMGYAPEDLPPEIPLMELGLDSLMAVRIKNRVEYEFDIPQLQLQAVRDANLLEVAKYLRYAVENREEVAKLAEKQQAEKEAAEAAEEAGEAGQVAEEAQDEATPGEPTADTVAEPAAGGVGVANSALATKEAFATATGSDVPPRDAAERLTFATWAVVTGESAKGIFNTLPILTDEKAEALAQRLSERSGGEITFDDVLDSTTIEELANVVRGFLEDAGKIDGLVRTLRARPEGSTATPVFVFHPAGGSTVAYEPLLKRLPADTPMFGLERTEGPIDVRAREYLPLVEEIQGDGPYVLYGWSLGGVLAYAVGKLLRDAGKDVRYVGLIDTVMAGEKIEDTPEEIRKRWQRYAAFAKKTYNVDYPLPYDKLAAAESDEEQIKILTELLKLSGAKIPGGIIEHQRTSWLDNRALQTAHPDVYDGDVVLYLADRYHDDVMQLEPAFKTRQPDGGWGEFVENLEIIHVGGDHIQIVDEPYIAKVGADLTKKLAAIDGAGTGEE from the coding sequence ATGACGGTCGCGCAACTGCGTGACTGGCTACGGAACTGGATCGCGGATGCGACGGGGCAGCCGGTCGCCGCGATCACGGACGACCGGCCGATGGAGGAGTTCGGGCTCTCGTCCCGGGACGCCGTCGCGCTGAGCGGTGAGATCGAGGAACTGGTGGGTGTCACACTCACCGCGACCGTCGCCTACCAGCATCCGACGATCGCGTCGCTGGCCACCCGCATCATCGAGGGCGAGCCGGAGGCCCCGGCCGATTCGCTCGACGACGCGTACTACACGTCGGGTCCGGTGTCGGATGCGCACGACATCGCCGTCGTCGGCCTGGCCACGAGGTTCCCCGGCGCGGGCAACACGCCGGAGGCGATGTGGGAGATGCTGGCCGCCGGGCGGGACGGGGTCTCGGATCTGCCGGAGGACCGGTGGGAGGAGTTCACCTCGGACCCGCTGATCAAGGCGGCCGTCGAGAAGGCGAACACCAAGGGTGGCTACCTCGACGACGTGAAGACGTTCGATGCCGAGTTCTTCGCGATGTCCCCGCTCGAGGTCGCCAACGTCGATCCGCAGCAGCGGCTCGCGCTCGAGCTCGCGTGGGAGGCGCTCGAGCACGCGCACATCCCCGCCAACGAGCTCAAGGGCAAGCAGGTCGGTGTCTTCATCGGCACGTCGGCCAACGACTACCAGCTGCTCGCGGTCAGCGACCCGGTGCACGCGCATCCGTATGCGCTCACCGGTACCTCCACCGCGATCGTCGCGAACCGGGTGTCGTACTTCTACGATTTCCGCGGTCCGTCGGTGGCGATCGACACGGCGTGCTCGTCGTCGCTGGTCGCCGTGCACCAGGCCGTCCGTTCGCTGCGTTCGGGTGAGTCCGACGTGGCGTTGGCCGGCGGCACCAACATGCTGCTCGCGCCCCCGGCCACTCTCGGTTTCCACGAGGGCGGCATCCTCACCGAGGACGGCAAGATCAAGGCCTTCTCCTCGGACGCGAGCGGCATCGTCCGTTCCGAGGGCGGCGGTCTCGTCGTGCTCAAGCGGCTCGAGGACGCCGAGCGGGACGGCGACCCGATCCTCGCCGTGGTCGCCGGAACCGCCGTCAACCAGGACGGCAGGTCCAACGGCCTGCTGGCGCCGAGCCCGGATGCTCAGGCGGACGTGCTGCGGCACGCCTACCGGGACGCCGGGATCAACCCGTCGGGTGTCGACTACATCGAGGCGCACGGCACGGGCACCATCCTGGGTGACCCGATCGAGGCCGACGCGCTCGGCCGGGTCGTCGGCCGCGGCCGTGACGACGACAAGCCCGCCCTGCTCGGCAGCGCGAAGACGAACTTCGGTCACCTGGAGGCGGCGGCCGGTGCCGCCGGGCTCATCAAGGTGGTTCTGGCGATGCAGGAGAACACCCTGCCGCCGACGCTCAACTACGCGGGCCCCAACCCGTACATCGCGTTCGACAAGGCGCACCTCGAGGTGATCCCCGAGGGCGCCGAGTGGCCGCGCTACACCGGCAAGGCCGTCGCCGGTGTCTCCGGCTTCGGCTTCGGTGGCACCAACGCCCACGTCGTCGTCCGCGAGTACACCGGCCCCGAACCGGTGGCCGTCGATGCCGACCCGGACGCCGTGGCCGATGCCGACACCCTGTCCGCCGCCGCCGCCGCCGCCGACGACGACGACGCCGCCGCCTCCCTCCCCGTGGGTGAAGGTGGCCTTCAGTCGGATCACCCGGTCGAAGGGTCCCTTCACCCGGAGGAGCAGCAGGTCACCGAGGATCCGACGGTCGTGCTCCCGGTCTCCGGCGCACTGCCCTCGCGTCGACGCCGTGCCGCCGCGGAACTGGCCGACTGGCTCGAGACCGAGGTGGGCAGCACCACCCCGCTCGTGGACGTGGCCCGTACCCTGGCCCGCCGCAACCACGGCCGTTCGCGTGCCGTCGTGCTGGCGAAGACGCGGGCCGAGGCCATCACGGGCCTGCGTGCCGTCGCGGCGGGCAAGCCCGGTCCCGGCGTGTTCGCCGCCGACTCGCCGGCGTCGAAGGGCCCGGTGTGGGTGCTGTCCGGCTTCGGATCCCAGCACCGCAAGATGGCCAAGCAGCTGTACCTGGAGAACAAGATCTTCGCCGCGGCGGTCGACGAGGTGGACGCCCTCATCGTCGACGAGGCCGGATACTCGATGGTCGAGAAGTTCCTCGACGACGGCATCGACTACGACGTCGAGACGTCGCAGGTCGGCATCTTCACGATCCAGATCGGTCTCGCGGCCCTGCTGCGCCATCACGGTGCCGATGCGGACGCCGTCGTCGGCCACTCCATGGGTGAGGCGGCGGCCGCCTACCTGTCCGGCGGCCTGCATCTCGAGGACGCGGTACGGGTCATCTGCTCGCGGTCGCGGCTCATGGGCGAAGGCGAATCGACCCTGGTCGGCGACGACATTCGGCTCATGGCACTGCTCGAGTACAGTGCCGACGAGGTCGAGGCGCTGCTGCCGCAGTACCCGAAGCTCGAGGTGTGCGTGTACGCCGCGCCCACCCACACGGTGATCGGCGGCCCGCAGGCCGACATCGAGGCCATCGTCGCCCACGCCGAGGGCGAGGAGAAGATGGCGCGGGTCCTCAAGACGAAGGGCGCGAGCCACACGTCGCAGGTCGATCCGATTCTCGGTGAGTTCGCCGCCGAGCTCGCCGGTATCGAGCCGTCCGCCCTGAAACTCGGGGTGTACTCGTCGGTGGACAAGGACACCTTCTACCGCGCCGGCCACGCCGCCATCCACGACGAGGCCTACTGGGTCAAGGGCATGCGGCACAGCGTGTACTTCGACAACGCGGTGCGCCTCGCGGTGGGCAACGGGCACAGCACCTTCGTCGAGCTGTCCCCGAACCCGGTGGCGCTGATGTCGGTGGCAGCCAGCGCTTTCCACTCGGGTCTGCACGACATGCAGCTCATCCAGACGCTCAAGCGCAAGGAGGACGAGCCGCTGGGCGTCCTCACCGCGCTCGCCCAGCTGTACGTGCACGGCCATCGGGTCGACCTCTCGTCCCTCCTGCCCGCGGGTGCCGGATACGCCGAGATTCCGCGGACGTCGTTCCAGCGCAAGAGGTTCTGGCTCGATCATCGGATCGGGAGCGCGAGCAACTCGCGCGTGCCCGGTGCGCACGTGTCGTTGCCGGACGGCCGGCACGTGTGGGAGGTGCAGGCGGACGCCGTCTCCGACATCGAGTCGCTCGTGACCGCCGCTGCGGCGCAGGTGCTCTCGGACGTGGCGCTGACCGCCTCGGTCCCGCACGCCGCCGTACCGGCGACCGGGACGCTCACCACGACACTCGCTCCCCATCTCGGTGGGGCCTCGATCCAGGTGCACGCCAAGGACGGCAGCGCGTTCACGCTGCTGGCCGACGCCGTCGTCACCTCCGGTGATCCGCTGCCCGAACCGGTCGTCGCGCCGGTACCCGCGGTCACCGAACGGGTCGAGGAACTGCCCGAGGTCGTCGAGGACATCGGTGACAAATGGGATCCGGAGGGATCGCAGACGCTCGAGGAGCGGCTGACGATCATCGTCGCCGAGGCGATGGGCTATGCGCCGGAGGACCTCCCGCCGGAGATTCCGCTCATGGAACTGGGTCTCGACTCGCTCATGGCGGTGCGGATCAAGAACCGGGTCGAGTACGAGTTCGACATCCCGCAGCTGCAACTGCAGGCGGTCCGCGACGCGAACCTGCTCGAGGTGGCGAAGTACCTGCGGTACGCGGTGGAGAACCGCGAGGAGGTCGCCAAGCTCGCCGAGAAGCAACAGGCCGAGAAGGAAGCGGCGGAAGCCGCCGAGGAAGCCGGCGAGGCCGGGCAGGTGGCCGAGGAGGCCCAGGACGAGGCAACTCCGGGGGAGCCCACGGCCGACACCGTCGCCGAACCGGCTGCCGGGGGAGTCGGGGTAGCCAACAGCGCCCTGGCCACGAAGGAGGCCTTCGCGACCGCGACGGGATCCGACGTCCCGCCGCGCGATGCCGCCGAGCGGCTGACGTTCGCGACCTGGGCCGTCGTCACCGGCGAGTCGGCGAAGGGCATCTTCAACACGCTCCCGATCCTCACCGACGAGAAGGCGGAGGCCCTCGCGCAGCGCCTGTCCGAGCGCTCCGGCGGAGAGATCACCTTCGACGACGTGCTCGACTCGACCACCATCGAGGAGCTCGCCAACGTGGTGCGCGGCTTCCTCGAGGACGCGGGCAAGATCGACGGCCTCGTCCGCACGTTGCGGGCGCGCCCCGAGGGCTCCACGGCCACACCCGTGTTCGTGTTCCATCCCGCGGGTGGATCGACCGTGGCCTACGAGCCGCTGCTCAAGCGGTTGCCGGCGGACACTCCGATGTTCGGTCTGGAACGCACCGAGGGCCCCATCGACGTGCGGGCACGCGAGTACCTGCCGCTGGTCGAGGAGATTCAGGGGGACGGCCCGTACGTGCTGTACGGGTGGTCGCTCGGCGGCGTCCTCGCCTATGCCGTGGGCAAGCTGCTGCGGGACGCGGGCAAGGACGTCCGGTACGTCGGGCTCATCGACACCGTCATGGCCGGGGAGAAGATCGAGGACACCCCGGAGGAGATCCGCAAGCGCTGGCAGCGGTACGCGGCGTTCGCGAAGAAGACGTACAACGTCGACTACCCGTTGCCGTACGACAAGCTCGCGGCCGCCGAGTCCGACGAGGAGCAGATCAAGATTCTCACCGAGCTGCTCAAACTGTCCGGCGCCAAGATCCCCGGCGGCATCATCGAGCACCAGCGCACGTCCTGGCTCGACAACCGCGCTCTGCAGACCGCGCACCCCGACGTCTACGACGGCGACGTGGTGCTCTACCTGGCCGATCGGTACCACGACGACGTGATGCAGCTCGAGCCCGCGTTCAAGACCCGGCAGCCGGACGGCGGCTGGGGCGAGTTCGTGGAGAACCTCGAGATCATCCACGTCGGAGGCGATCACATCCAGATCGTGGACGAACCGTATATTGCGAAGGTGGGGGCGGACCTGACGAAGAAACTGGCGGCTATCGACGGCGCCGGAACCGGAGAAGAGTAG
- a CDS encoding cutinase family protein, with protein sequence MSRRGTRGRRVSRGRRLGRWVLVAVAVFVVVVLAIIALWYLLAGRVPPPIPTPPPPDRPQSQPASCPDVQVVAIPGTWESSAVDDPYNPTANPLSLMLNITRPLQERFDSSRADVYTVPYVAQFSNPVALPPDGQQSYNNSRGEGTARATEFIAARHAECPLTTFALTGFSQGAVIAGDLAARIGSGDGPIPADQVLGVGLIADGRRDPAHGLQVGPPVAGVGAELSLAGLEVPGITMTGPRPGGFGELDDRTATICAPSDGICDAPPQAFRPGNWISSAARLLEYNNNPVHALYNTFVVDDSGATSTQWTASWLGDKIDAAPHPPHS encoded by the coding sequence ATGTCGAGGAGAGGTACCCGCGGCCGCCGCGTGTCCCGCGGCCGGCGCCTGGGCAGGTGGGTGCTGGTGGCGGTCGCGGTGTTCGTCGTGGTCGTCCTCGCGATCATCGCACTGTGGTATCTGCTCGCCGGGAGGGTGCCGCCGCCGATTCCGACGCCGCCCCCACCGGACCGGCCCCAGTCGCAGCCGGCGAGCTGTCCGGACGTGCAGGTGGTGGCCATCCCCGGCACCTGGGAGTCCAGTGCGGTCGACGATCCGTACAACCCGACGGCCAACCCGCTGTCGCTGATGCTCAACATCACCCGGCCGCTGCAGGAGCGGTTCGATTCGTCGCGCGCGGATGTCTACACCGTCCCGTACGTGGCGCAGTTCTCCAATCCGGTCGCGTTGCCGCCGGACGGGCAGCAGTCGTACAACAACAGCCGGGGCGAGGGCACCGCCCGGGCCACCGAGTTCATCGCCGCGCGGCACGCGGAATGCCCGCTGACGACGTTCGCGCTCACCGGCTTCTCCCAGGGCGCGGTCATCGCCGGTGACCTGGCCGCGCGGATCGGCAGCGGCGACGGCCCGATCCCGGCCGACCAGGTGCTGGGGGTCGGCCTGATCGCGGACGGACGCCGCGACCCGGCGCACGGACTCCAGGTCGGTCCGCCGGTCGCCGGAGTGGGAGCAGAGCTGTCGCTGGCGGGACTCGAGGTTCCCGGCATCACGATGACCGGCCCCCGGCCGGGAGGTTTCGGCGAACTCGACGACCGCACCGCGACGATCTGCGCGCCCTCGGACGGCATCTGCGATGCTCCGCCGCAGGCGTTCCGTCCGGGCAACTGGATCTCCAGCGCGGCCCGGCTGCTCGAGTACAACAACAACCCGGTCCACGCCCTGTACAACACCTTCGTGGTGGACGACTCGGGCGCGACGTCGACGCAGTGGACCGCGTCCTGGCTCGGCGACAAGATCGACGCCGCGCCGCACCCCCCGCATTCGTGA
- a CDS encoding DUF732 domain-containing protein: MPHARRFRTSVARALAVGAVAVAGGGLLVGCGSDDSTATSTPTATTTAAATTEDAEESGEPTTSAPVTNPGEAATAPPSEPEPVPDDYPGPAEVPVSEDGKRFLDALRAAGITPAGDGSIAVSTADYICQAQREGLTDADTMIFVTAMVGTEASASGTELGPDQAAAQARTYVDVAHADYCR, translated from the coding sequence ATGCCGCACGCCAGACGTTTCCGGACTTCCGTTGCCCGTGCCCTCGCGGTCGGCGCCGTCGCCGTCGCGGGCGGCGGACTGCTGGTCGGCTGCGGCAGTGACGACTCCACCGCCACCTCGACGCCCACCGCCACCACGACGGCCGCGGCGACGACGGAGGACGCGGAGGAGTCCGGCGAGCCCACGACGTCGGCCCCCGTGACCAACCCCGGCGAGGCGGCCACCGCACCGCCGTCGGAGCCGGAGCCGGTGCCGGACGACTACCCCGGCCCCGCCGAGGTTCCGGTGAGCGAGGACGGCAAGCGGTTCCTGGATGCCCTGCGCGCCGCGGGGATCACCCCGGCCGGGGACGGCTCGATCGCGGTGAGTACGGCCGACTACATCTGCCAGGCGCAGCGTGAGGGCCTCACCGACGCCGACACCATGATCTTCGTGACCGCGATGGTCGGTACCGAGGCCAGCGCCTCGGGCACCGAACTCGGCCCGGACCAGGCCGCGGCCCAGGCGCGCACCTACGTCGACGTCGCGCACGCCGACTACTGCAGGTAA